The following nucleotide sequence is from Microthrixaceae bacterium.
CCACAAGGCTGCAACTGGCGATCCGACGGGCCGTTGCATGATCGTGGTGACACCCGACGCTCAAAGGACAATGAGCACCTACCTAGGGGCATCGTCGGCGTTGAGCCTCGACGACCTCGAGCTGGACCTGGTCACAGACGCCCATGTGACCTTCCTCGAGGGGTACCTGTTCGACCAGCCCGAAGCCAAGGAGGCGTTCCGGGCCGCGGCCGCTGCGGCCCATGCCGCGGGGCGCCAAGTGGCGCTGACGCTGTCGGACAGCTTCTGCGTCGATCGTCACCGAGACGACTTCCTCGATCTGGTGGCTGGCGGGGTCGACATCCTCTTCGCCAACGCCGACGAGATCACCCGGCTGTACGGGGTCGACGACTTCGATGCCGCGGTGGCCGCCGTCCGCGGGGCCTGTGACATCGCGTGTGTCACGAGGAGCGAGGCCGGTTCGGTCATCGTCACCGCCGACGAAGCGATCACGGTTGCGGCCGAGCCGGTGACCGAGCTGGTCGACACGACCGGAGCCGGAGATCTCTACGCCGCGGGCTTCCTGTACGGGTATACCCAAGGGCTTCCGCTGGCCAAGTGCGGTCGGCTCGGATCGGTGGCCGCCGCCGCGGTGATCGGGCACCTCGGGCCTCGCCCCGGTCTGTCGTTGGCCCAGCTGCTGCCCCGGGACTGACATGGGTGGCGTCACCGCCGACTCGCGTGGCCGGTCGAAGGCATTCGTCGTGGTGCTTCCGGTACTGCTCCTGGCGTTGGGTCTGGTGGTGGCCTACAAGGTCAACGCCGTGCCCGACGACGTGGTGGTGACAGTCGTGACCCCGTCGGCAGGCGCGGGCGGCCGCGAGGTCACATTGCCCGCGGGCTCGACGGTGAACGACGCCCTGACGGCGGCCATGGTCGAGCCGGTGGACGGCCGACTGTTGTCGGCTGGGACTGGTCGGGTGCTCGACCCGGACCTGGACCCGGCCCGGATCACCCTCGACGGGAGGCCAGTAGGCCGGGCATCGGCACTGATGGCCGATACCTCGACCGTGAAGGTCGTCAACGGCAGAGACGAGACCGAGAAGACTCGGACCGTAGAGGAGGAGGTGGCCGCCCCGCCCGGCCCTGACGTGCTTCGCCTGGTGGAGGAGCGAGGTGCTCCGGGTCGTGTTCGTCGCGTGGTCGGGGTTACCAGCGGCGAGGAGGTGTCGGTCGAGACAGTGGTGGCGGCCCGGGCTCCGGCACCCACCACCCAAAAGGTGGTGGCCCTCACCTTCGACGACGGACCGTCGGCCAAGTGGACTCCCTACGTCTTGGAGATCCTCCGCAGCCGGGGGGTGCTGGCCACGTTCTGCATGGTCGGCTCAGCGGTGAACAATGCCCCGGCGGTCGCCGCTCAGGTGGCGGCGGCCGGTCATCAGATGTGCAACCACAGCATGAGTCACGACCTCGAGATGACCAAGGGGGACCAAGCTCGAATGGACTACGAGCTCGGTGGGGGACGCTCGGCTATGGAGGCCGCCGGCCTCCCCGCGCCGGCCTTCTTCCGTCCGCCCGGGGGATTCATGTCCGATCCGCTCATCGCCGCGGCACGAGCCCAAGGGGAGCGGATCTTGATGTGGAAGGTCGACACCAAGGACTGGCAGCGGTCGGCCACCGTGGAGAGCGTTCTGGCCAACATGCGTCAGCAAGTCGTACCCGGGGCGATCATCCTGCTCCACGATGCTGGCGGAGAGAACCGCTTCACCAGCCTGGCAGTGCTCGCCGGCCTGATCGACGAGCTGAAGGCCCAGGGATATGGGTTCACCTTCCCGGTGATCGATCCATCGCCGACGGGTGCACCGTGACCTGGCTCTCGGACGAGGTGGGCGACCTCGACGAGGCGGTGAGGGATTGGTTGGCCGATGATCCCGACCCCGAGACCCGCCAGGAGCTTTCGGACCTGTTGGACGGCGACGACCGAGCGGAGCTGGCCGACCGCTTCTCTGGATTGCTCGGTTTCGGGACCGCGGGATTGCGGGGCCCGATGGGAGCTGGTCCGAACCGGATGAACATGGCCGTGGTCATCCGTGCTGCTTCGGCCGTGGCCGACTGGGTCCACGGGGGCGAGAGCCATGAAGGGAAGCTGAGCAATGGTGGCGGGTCTGCTGGCTTGCCGGCGGTGGTGGTCGGGTTCGATGCCCGGCACCGTTCCCGGGACTTCGCGGAAACCACCGCTGAGGTGCTGGCCGCCGCTGGTGTGCGAGCCATGATCCTGCCCGGCCCGACGCCCACGCCGGTGGTCTCCTTCGCGGTGCCCCACCTGGGAGCTCAAGCTGGGATCATGGTGACGGCCAGTCACAACCCTCGGTCCGACAACGGCTACAAGCTCTATGGCGCCGACGGCCGACAGATCGTCGCCCCCACCGACTCGGTCATCTCCGCTCTGATGGCGGCGGTGGCGTCGGCCTCGGCGGTGCCGAGGACCGGACCCGATGATCCCGACATCGTGCGCCTCGACGGATCCGTCATCGATGCCTATCTACGGGCCGCGGTCGGCGTGCTCGATCCGGGTAGTTCTCGCGGTGTGAACGTCGTCCACACCGCATTGCACGGTGTGGTGGCGGGGACGTTCCGCCGAGCCGTCGAATGCGGCGGGTTCGCGGCGGTCACCGAAGTGGCCGAACAGACCGACCCAGATCCTGACTTTCCTTCGGTTGCCTTTCCCAACCCCGAAGAACCCGGGGCGCTCGACTTGGGGCTGGCCTTGGCTGCGGCCCGCGGTGCCGACATGTTGTTGGCCCATGACCCCGACGGGGACCGTCTGGGGGTCGCGGTACCAGATCCGGGCCGCGGGCACGCTGGCGACCAGGCGTCTTGGAGGGTTCTCCGTGGCGACGAGATCGGGGTACTGCTGGCCTCTCACCTGATCTCCAAGGGCTGGATGCACGGACCAACGGGTCCGGCCGTTCTGGTCAGCACCGTCGTGTCGTCTTCGATGCTGGCCGACATGGCGATGGCAGCGGAGATCCCTCACGTCGTGTCCCTCACCGGCTTCAAGTGGATCAGCAGGGCCCCCGGCCCCGGCCGCGTGCTCGGCTTCGGCTACAAGGAGGCGCTCGGCTACTGCGTGGGGGGAGTTGCTCCCGACAAGGACGGGATAACCGCGGCACTGGTACTGATGGAGATGGTCGCCGACCTGAAGGCGACGGAGCGAACGGTTCTCGACGTCCTCGACGACCTAGCTGTGGCCCACGGCGTTCACCGCACCGACCAGTGGGTGTGTCGCCTGGGTGGCCTCGGTGCCCGTGAACGTCTCGGCGGGGTGATGGCCGAGCTGAGGTCCACGCCCCCGACGGCCATCGGGCCGCACCGCGTTGTCGACGTCGATGACCTGGGGGATGGTGATCTGGCTCGAGGTTTGGAGCCGGCCGACGTGTTGACCTTCCACCTGGAAGCGGGGCGAGTGGTGGTGCGTCCCAGCGGTACAGAACCGAAGCTCAAGTGCTACGTCGAGGTGGTCGAGCCGGTGGCGGGCGCCGGCGACCTGGCTGCGGCAACAGCACGTGCTGACGCGTCGACAGAATCGCTTGTCACCGCGGTGGCCGAACTCATCGGGTCGATGTCTGCCTGAGCCCCGAGCCGATTGGGTTCTCCATCGCTCATGGGCAGTCGATTCACCATCGTGTGGGGATTGGGCCGGCCTCAGCGATCCTCGGGTCCCAGTGCCTTGGAGATCGTGGTCGGCTCCCAGCGGTGGAGATCGTCGAGCAAGTCGTCGGGATCGGTGGCCGACAGGAACTGGGTCCGATGCCGGCTGTGGATGAATCCGGCGGTCACGACTGCGTCGAGGAACGTCAGCAGGGGCCGGTAGAAGTCGTTCACGTCCAACACGCCTACCGGCTTGGCATGGATGCCGAGCTGCGTCCACGTGAAGGCCTCCATGACCTCCTCCAACGTGCCGAAGCCGCCGGGCAGGGCGATGAAGGCCTGCGACCGGTCGGCCATGGCCAGCTTGCGAGCGTGCATCGACTCGACGACGTGGAGCTCGGACAGGCCGTGGTGGGCGAGTTCCCGGTCGGCCAGGTCCTTCGGGATGACCCCGATCACACGGCCGCCGGCGTCCATGGCGGCGTCTGCCACTGCTCCCATCAAGCCGACCCGACCACCTCCGGTCACGACCTCGATGCCACGGAGGGCCAAGACCCGCCCGAGGCGGGTGGCGGCATCCTCGAAGGCGGGGTCGTGCCCAGGGTTGGATCCCGCGAACACGCACACACTGGCCAGGGGTACTCGCATCGACCCGAGGGTAACCGGGCTGCCCCTTGGTCGGCTGCGGTCGGTCACCCGGAGTGCCGTCGGTATTCTTCAAGGGTGTCAGCACCAACGACCCCGCCCCCGTCCGGCATCGGTGCCGAGCCAGTACCCGGCGACGACCCGCTTGGACAGCGGTTGTTGGCGGCCGCGGCCGCCGAGTTCGCGGCCCGGGGCTACAGCGGAGCACGGGTGGCCGAGATCGCTCGCCGGGCCGGGGTAACCACCGGGGCGATCTACTCTCGATACCGGGGCAAGGCTGATCTGCTCGCCGCGGCACTCGAAGACGCCACCGGCGATGAGTTCGATGCCCTGTTCGCCGACCACCGGTTTCAGGGGCGGATGGAAGACATCCTCCTGGTGGCGGGAAGTCACCTGGTGGATCGCGACCAGGCCGAGGGCGAGGAATCCCTCCAGGGGATGCTGCTGGAGTCGTTCACCGCGTCCCGTCACGAACCAGAGGTACACGCCATCATGCGGACGGGCATGGCCCAGCGCAGTCGCCGGTTGGCAGAGGTGGTCGATGCCGCCAAGGCCGAGGGCGGTATCGACCCGGCGCTGGACACCGATGCCATCGTGACGTTCTGCCACGCCGTCGGCCTCGGTTTTCTGCTGCTCGAGGTGACCGATTCACCGCTGCCGGCCGGACCCGCGTGGGAGGAGCTCATCGTCCGCATGGTCTCTGCTGTGGCCCCCCGCCCATGACCGGTCCCGAGGACCGGCCTGGGTTCATGAGGGCAGCAGGTCCCGAACCGTCCCACTGGTGGGGTCGGCGGACGCCGTCGTTCATGGTGCTGGCTGTGCTGCTCTTGGTGGTCGGCGTGGCAACGGTGGCTCTCACCCGACGCGCGGTGGAGGTGCTGCCCGAGGTCGGTCGCGACCAGCTGGGCGATGACAACTGGGCCGATCCGCTCGGCGTCCACCTCGCCGGAGGGTTGCACGTCGCTCGCGTACCAGACTGCGCTGCGGGCGCTTTCACCCGAATGGTGTTGTGGGACCCCGAGAGCCAGCCGTACTGGGAGGTGGAGGGTCCGGCCACGCCGCTCACCTCGTTCCTGGTCGGGGTGGCCCCCGAGGGGTTCCGCACCGTAACCGAGTTCCGTGATCCGCCGCGGGGAGCCCTGTTGCGTCTGGTGGCGTTTCGCCGAGATGGCGGCCCAGTTGGTATCCGCTACCGGGCCACCGACCTGCGTCCTAACCGTGTCGTTAGCGGCAACCCGCTCACCCGCTTCACCATCGAGGGGTTCCAGACCGCGGAGGTGTGCGAGGACTTCGAGCCCGACTCCACCTCCACCACGGTCCCCGAGGACTGGATCAGTACCGGGGCGGGGTCGTCGGTTCCGGGTCTGGAAGCGGGCTCAGGTGAGGGGGCGAACTTCCACCACCATCGACGACGTCACCGGACCGGGGTAACGACCAGGCGGGCCAACCCGATGAAACGACTAGCTGGGCCTTTTCCACCTGGTCCCTCGTAGTGAGGGCCGAGACCGTCTTCGATCGTTCGCCTGACGGGGCGACGGTGGCGATGGCCCCTGGGGACGGGGCCTTTGGGGTCGAGGTATTCGCCGCCGCTGGGTCAGGGTTGGGCATCGTCGGGGGGTAGGAACTCGAAGGTCAGGTCTCCGAGCCGTACCAGCGTTGACGCGATCCAACCGCCCATAGAACTGAAGTACTCGTCCAACTTCGATCCGTCGGCCAGCACGATCTCGTCCAGGTCGTAGGACCCTTCATAGGAGACCTCGATCGCGTACTCGGCGTCGTCCAGGTCGCCATCGAAGATGGTTTCGAGGGTGGGACCCGAGCGGTAGAGGACCTCACCGCCGATGGGGCTCGACTCCTCGGGCAAGACGGCCAGGACCCGTTGAGGGTCCGGGGATGCCGCAAGTCGCTGAACGCGAAACACGATCTCGATCTCGATGCGGGGCGGGTCATCGAGGGTCTCGCCGATGTACCAGGATCGATACGCGGTCTGAGCCCAGGTCGGCCAGTCGAGGGTTATGTCGGCCCGGGTCCGGGGCGGGCTGCCCTCCCCAGGTAGGGCGTAGGACGTTTCCCATGTGAGGTCCCCGAGCAGGACATCGGCCTGGAACCGTTCCTCGAAGGCCTGACGTTCAAGGAGGGCGCTCTCGACGGTGTCTCGCAACGCTCCGATCGCGTCGGTGAAAACGTGGTCGAGCACGTCAGCCTCGAGAATCCATGAGGGCGACGGCGACGGTCATTCCGTAGGTCTTGTGGCGGATGGTGGCGATGCGCCGCCCAGGTTGCACGGCGGGTTTGATGGCACCCAGGCCGTCGCCGAGCAGGTCAGACACCAAGTCCAAGTCGTCGACGTCGAGAGCCATTCCGAACCACTGTGCCGGCCCTTGGGCCTTGCCTGGGTCAGGGTTGTCGATGTTGCCCGACACGACCTCGACCACCGATGGACCGATGCGAAGGAAGGCTTGGCGCATCGGCGCCCCATATGACTCGGTGTCTCGGATTCGTCGGACCCCGAGGCCGCGGTCGACGAACGCGGCGGTGGTGCGGTCCAGGTCGGGGGTGATGATCACCACGTGGTCGATGCCGAGGGCGCCGTTGGGGTGGGGTGTCACCGCTTCGTCGGACCCTGATCGAGATGACGAGGGGATGCACGCCTCGAACTCGGTGACGATCCCATCGATCAGTCCAGGCCCGGCTGGAGCGTCGAGTCCGCCCACGGTCCAGCCCTGGATGCCTCCGATGTCGGACCGCTCGCCCCCTCCGGTGAGGACGATGGCGGTGTCACCCAGGTGGATGGCGCCGCGGGCTCCGGGGTGTGCAGACACGGAGAAGCCGGCGGCCTCCCAAGCTGATGGCTGATCGGCGACGGTGAGTGAAATGAGTCGTGCTCGGTCCCCGAGATCGTCAGCGGTCATGGGGCGAACAGTACCGGCTGTGCCAGCGGGTAGCGTTGGTCGAACTGGCCGTAGCGCAGCTTGGAAGCGCACCGCGTTTGGGTCGCGGGGGTCGTGGGTTCAAATCCCACCGGCCAGACACGGTGATGTCGCCGACATCACGGGGCCGGACCTGCAACAGCGGGTTCGGCCCCACCAAACTCCCTATTCGCTCGCTTGCTATGGGACCCCGAGAGCGATGGTTCCCCAGCGACATCTGCGCTGGCGGTGGGGACGATCGCGTCCCGTTTGTGTTTGGAGCGCTACCGGGCGGGTGCGATCGATGGATGCGAGTCGACCAGGACGCAGCGGGTGCCGGTGTAGATGGTGGGCATGCACTTGTTGCAGTGCACGCAGATTCCGGCGCTCTGGTGGTTGCGTTCGAAGCGGTTGACCAGGTCGGGTTCGCGCAGCAGGGCGCGTGCCATGGCGACGAACTCGAAACCCTCGTCGGCCACGGCCGAGTTGATGGTGGACAGCTCGTTGATCCCGCCCAGGAGGATCAAGGGGATGTCCAGCTCACGTCGGAACTGACGGGCGAAGGGGAGGAAGAACGCCTCCTCGAACGGCAGCTTCGGGAAGATCCGACGGCCGTAGGCTCGAACGCCTAGGCCGATGAGCGGTCCTTGGGCCTCGGCGAATTCACGCAGCGGGACGTCACCGCGGAAGTAGTACATCCCGTTGAGCAGCGAGCTGCCTCCGGTCAGTTGGATGGCGTCGAGCGTGCCGTCGGATTCGAAGAGCTTGGCGAACTGGAGGCTCTCGCTGAGCCAGAGCCCGCGCTCCACGCCGTCGGCCATGTTGAGCTTGGCGATGACGGCGATGCGCCCGTCGGCGACCTTTCGGACTGCCTCGAGAACGCGGCGCGGGAATCGAGCCCGGTTCTCGATGCTTCCGCCGAACTCATCTCGACGGTGGTTGAGATTGGGGCTGAGGAAGGAGCTGAGCAGGTAGTTGTGCCCGATGTGAACCTCCACCGCGTCGAACCCGGCTTCGATGGCGACGGTGGTGGCCGCGGTGAAGTCGGACACCACCTGGTCCAGATCCTCACGGGTGGCCGCTCGGATGACGCCGGTGGCCGGGGCACTGAACCGGGTGGATGGGGCCAGGCTCGGGTTCCGTCGGTTGTGGGCCTGGGCCACCAGGCCGGCGTGACCGAGCTGGGCGCTGATCTTGGCCCCTTCGGCCTGCACCGCTGCGGTGAGGCGGGTGAGGTCACCGACCATGTTGGGGGTCATAACCATGGTGTCCCGGCTGACCCTGCCCCCCTTGGAGACGGCGCAGTACGCCACCGTCGACAGCGCCGCACCGCCGCGAGCGACACGGACGTGGAAATCGATCAGCTCCGGGGTGACCTGGCCTCGGGGCATGACCCCTTCGAAGGTGGCCGCCTTGATCACCCGGTTCCGCAAAGTGAGCGGCCCGAGGCGCGCCGCCTCGAACGGAACCGGGGTGGGCTTGGCGTCACTCGGGCTCATGGTTGGCTCGTACCTTTCAGTCGAGAAGATCCAGGACCTGGGTGGCAGCGTCGACGATGTTGGTACCGGGCGGGAAGATGGCGGCTACCCCGGCATCCCGAAGGTGGTCGAAATCCTGAGGCGGGATCACCCCACCCACGACCACCTTGATGTCTCCAGCACCACGAGCCTCCAACTCTTCGATGAGCTGCGGGACCAGGGTCTTGTGGCCGGCGGCCTGGCTGGACACGCCGATCACGTGGACGTCGTTGTCCACTGCGTCGGCGGCGGCCTCGGCTGGGGTCTGGAACAGCACTCCCACGTCCACGTCGAAGCCGAGGTCGGCGAACCCGGTGGCGATCACCTTGGCCCCACGGTCGTGGCCGTCCTGGCCCATCTTCACCACCAGCATCCGGGGCCGGCGGCCCTGGGCCTCGGCGAAGGCGTCGATGCGGGCCTGGATGGCGGCGAAGCGCTCGTCGCCCTCGTAGGCGTGACCGTAGAAACCTTGGATCGTTCGAACCTCCGCGGCATGGCGACCGAAGACCGCTTCCATGGCGTCGCTCATCTCGCCCACGGTGGCTCGGGCTCGGGCGGCGTCGATGCACAGGGCCAGCAGGTTGCCGTCGGACCGTGCCCCTTCGGTGAGGGCTTCCAGTGCGGCGGTCACGGCAGCGTCATCACGTTCGGCACGGATTCGTTCCAGCTTGGCGACCTGCTGGGCCAGCACGGCGGCGTTGTCGATGTCGAGCACGTCGACGGCTTCAGGGTTGTCGAGCTTGTACTTGTTCACACCGACCACGACCTCTTCGCCTCGGTCGATGCGGGCCTGGCGACGGGCAGCGGACTCTTCGATACGGAGCTTGGGCATGCCCGACTCCACCGCGTTGGTCATTCCCCCCAGTTCCTCCACCTCTTCGATCAGCGCCCATGCCGAATCGACCAGGTTCTGGGTGAGGGCTTCGACGTAGTACGAGCCACCCAGCGGGTCGATGACGTGGGGAACCCCGGTCTCCTCTTGGATCACGAGCTGGGTGTTGCGGGCGATGCGGGCCGAGAAGTCGGTGGGAAGGCCGAGCGCTTCGTCGAAGGCGTTCGTGTGCAGCGACTGAGTTCCGCCCAGCACCGCCGCCAACGCTTCGATAGTGGTACGGATCACGTTGTTGTACGGGTCGAGTGCGGTGAGCGATACCCCCGACGTCTGGCAGTGCGTGCGCAGCATGAGCGACTTGGGGTCCTTGGGTTCGAACTGGCTCATGACCCGGTGCCAGAGGATGCGAGCGGCTCGCAGCTTGGCGACCTCCATGAAGAAGTCCATGCCGATGGCGAAGAAGAAGCTCAACCGGCCCGCGAACTTGTCGACGTCGAGGCCTCGGGCCAGCGCCGAGCGCACGTACTCCAACCCGTCGGCGATGGTGAAGGCCAACTCCTGTTCGGCCGTGGCCCCCGCTTCTTGCATGTGGTAGCCCGAGATCGAGATCGAGTTCCACTTGGGCATGTGGTCCGACGTGTACTCGATGATGTCGGCCACGATCCGCATGCTCGGCTCGGGCGGATAGATGTAGGTGTTGCGGACCATGAACTCCTTGAGGATGTCGTTCTGGATGGTCCCGGCCAGCTTGTCCTGGGTGACGCCCTGTTCTTCGGCGGCGACGACGAAGGACGCCAGCACCGGCAAAACGGCGCCGTTCATGGTCATCGACACCGACATCTGGTCCAGCGGGATGCCGTCGAAGAGGATCTTCATGTCCTCGACCGAGTCGATGGCCACCCCGGCCTTGCCCACATCGCCCACCACCCGAGGGTGATCGGAGTCGTAGCCCCGGTGGGTGGCCAGATCGAAGGCCACCGACACGCCCTGCTGGCCAGCGGCCAGGTTGCGACGGTAGAAGGCGTTGGATTCCTCGGCGGTGGAGAACCCGGCGTACTGGCGGATGGTCCAGGGTCGGTTTGCGTACATGGTGGCCCGAACCCCACGGGTGAACGGGGCCAGGCCCGGCAAGGTGTCGGTGTCGAGGTCCTGCACGTCGGCGGCGGTGTACAACGCCTTGACGTCGATGCCCTCTGGCCTGGTGCGGGTGAGGGTCTCGGGGTCGCGGCCCTTGAGATCCTTGGCCGCCAAGGCCTTCCAGGTGTCCAGGCCGGGGGTTTCTGAGGCATCGGTCACGATCGCGAGCCTACGGGGCCACATCGGATAGACCCCAATGGGACCAGGCTCCTCTACCGGCGTGGAGAACTGTTCAGCAGCCTTCGAGGTAGAGCGCTACCAACGCCTGGAGCTCTCGGGGTTGGCCGTCCACCCACCCGTGGAACTCGTCCAGATCTTCGCCTGACGGGGTGAGGTTGATCAGGTCAGTGACGCTCTTGATTGAGGTTCCCGTCGATGGGGGAGCGGTTGGGTCTGTACCGCCGATGAACCAGTTCAGTTGCTTGGAGAGGTTCTCGTCTGAGGCGATGACGACCCAGACCTGGCGGCGCAGGGTCTCGCGTTCGAGTCGGGTTCGTTCCTCGCGATCGCCGGCCTCGGGCACGGTGGATTCCTGCCACTCGTCGAGAGCCATTTTGAGGCCGGCACCGACCAGAGTGCCAACCACGGGGTTCGCGCCCTTGGTGAGTGCGCCGGTCACCGGGTTTACCACCAGGCCTAGGAGGCTGAACGTCGCCACCGACCCAGGCCCGGGCCGATCGCTGGCGGCCGCAGCCACCTCTAGGGCATCGGCCAGCTTGTCGAAATCGTCCATGGCTGTGATCTGTTCGTGGGATGGGCTGTGAAGGGTGGCCCGGATCCGTTGCAGGCTGTGGGTCTCCAAGGCCAACAGAGTGGTGAGCCATGGCTTCTCGTATTGGGCGATCGCCTCGAATACCCGGCCGGGGTTGCCGCCGCGAACCTGGTCGACCCGGGCCGTGAACAACGCGAGGTCCTCGGCCATGAAGTCGGCCAGGAGTTGGGCCAACGGCTCGGTGACCTCGGTGGCGCCGTGTTTGACCACCCAGTCATAGACGCCACGGAGGATCTCGGTCCTTGGTAGCGGTGTCGAGCTTCCGGGCTGGAGCGCCGGATTCTCGAGGAGGTCTCGGATGATGGTGACTGCGGCTGGCTGGGCGGCGGTGCCGTTGTCGAGCAGCCATCGGACCCGCTTGGCCACGGTTGCGCCGGTGCGGTCGTCGGTGAGGAGGAAATCTGCCGAGCCCGGGGTCAGGCTCAAGGCGTTGAGGAAGGCAACGTCGGGATCGGAGGTGCGTCCCGGACCGGTGAGGAACCGGTAGGAGCTGGACACATCGGCGTCGGTTATGGCCGACACCAACAGCAGAGGAGTGAGCACCATGGCCAGGTAGGCCAGGCCGGAACGGACGCCGGAGGCGCCGGCGAGTGCCCGCAGCACGTTTCGGCCGATCGGTTCCTTCAGGAGCTTGTTGATCATGTCCACCTCCAGGTGAGCTTCGGGTATCGGTTGGTCGAGGGTGCGGGTGGCCGTGGCCCAGGCGTCGGCCAGTTGGCGGAACGGGCCGATCTCGACCTCCCAGGGCGACGTGTCGGCGGCCAAGGTCTCCACGTAGGTGGCGAGTCGTTCTGGCCCCAGCTCGTTGAACAGGGCGGCCAGGTAGACGGGGTCGGTGCTGAGGGATCCCTGGGAGGTGATGAACTCGACCGCAGCTGCCGGTCCACCCCGGGATGCGGCCAGGATGGCCTTGTGGGCATCGACACGTCCCCGTGCCGCTGCCGCCCTGGTCGGACGGGTGAGGGCTGAGTCGAGGGTGCCGTAGTGCGCGGAGATCACCTCACTGAGGTGCTGATCGGTGGTGACCGATAGGCGCTCGGTCGCTGGTTTGGAGTCGGCCAGCCGGAACGCTTCGGCGATGCGTTCGAGATGACGGGCCAGGTCGTGGATGGATGTCTCAGCCGATCTGGTGAGGCGGTGGGCGCTGATCGAAACATGTCGGTCTGGGCAGGCGTCCTGGAATGCGGCCGATGCCACGCTGACGGCATGGGCGGCGTCTTCGAGGTGGCTCCCGGCTGCTGTCACGCCCGCGGACGCCCGAGTTAGCAGGTCTGGTCGTGCGGAGCTGATGGTCATGGGACGGTCACGGCCTCGGTTGTGGTGGCCTCCGCTTGTGCCGCCTCGGCTGCGGCCGTGACCTGTGCGGCCTCGGCGGCTGCGGCGTCAACGCGGCGTTGCTGTTCGGCCACGGCCCAACTGCGGGCCTGCTCGACCTCTTGACGGTCGTCCTCGGCGCGCCGGGCCGCCAGGGTGATGCGTTCTTGGAGCTCGGCGGCTCGAGAGTCGAACCACTGTCGGCTGTAGCCAGCCCAGTCACGGCGGGCCAGGTCTGCGTTTGCTTCGGTGCGGCGCCGAAAGCGGTCCAGCTCATCGGCGAGGACCGCGAGAGCGGCCGACAACGCGGCCGCGGCCCCGTCATCGAAGCGAACCGGTTCGATGAGCGGAACCGCCACGGCGGTCGGGGTGACGGGATTCTGGGGCAGCATTTACGGCACCTCCATGGCGAATATTGGAAAGTCATGAAATAGCATGAAATGTGATAGTCGCGCAAGGGTGGGAAGATTGGAGCGACACCGGCTTCACCCGTAGCGTGAGCCAGCCATGGTCAAACTCATCTGCCTCGACGTCGACGGCACCCTGGTCGGGTCCAAGGGCGTCCCGTCATCCGCGGTCTGGTCGGCCGCAGATCGGGCAAGACGGCGGGGTCAACGCCTCACCCTGTGTACGGCCCGTTTGGCCGCAGGCCCGACGC
It contains:
- a CDS encoding adenosine kinase, with protein sequence MTKHEPSSPARFDVVGIGNALVDVLSSEADQFLTDHGLVKGSMMLIDTDTAETLYSAMGDKTEMSGGSAANTLSGVASFGGRAAYIGRVRDDELGSSFAHDLRALGVHFSDHKAATGDPTGRCMIVVTPDAQRTMSTYLGASSALSLDDLELDLVTDAHVTFLEGYLFDQPEAKEAFRAAAAAAHAAGRQVALTLSDSFCVDRHRDDFLDLVAGGVDILFANADEITRLYGVDDFDAAVAAVRGACDIACVTRSEAGSVIVTADEAITVAAEPVTELVDTTGAGDLYAAGFLYGYTQGLPLAKCGRLGSVAAAAVIGHLGPRPGLSLAQLLPRD
- a CDS encoding TetR/AcrR family transcriptional regulator, which produces MGAEPVPGDDPLGQRLLAAAAAEFAARGYSGARVAEIARRAGVTTGAIYSRYRGKADLLAAALEDATGDEFDALFADHRFQGRMEDILLVAGSHLVDRDQAEGEESLQGMLLESFTASRHEPEVHAIMRTGMAQRSRRLAEVVDAAKAEGGIDPALDTDAIVTFCHAVGLGFLLLEVTDSPLPAGPAWEELIVRMVSAVAPRP
- a CDS encoding glyoxalase codes for the protein MTADDLGDRARLISLTVADQPSAWEAAGFSVSAHPGARGAIHLGDTAIVLTGGGERSDIGGIQGWTVGGLDAPAGPGLIDGIVTEFEACIPSSSRSGSDEAVTPHPNGALGIDHVVIITPDLDRTTAAFVDRGLGVRRIRDTESYGAPMRQAFLRIGPSVVEVVSGNIDNPDPGKAQGPAQWFGMALDVDDLDLVSDLLGDGLGAIKPAVQPGRRIATIRHKTYGMTVAVALMDSRG
- a CDS encoding phospho-sugar mutase; protein product: MGDLDEAVRDWLADDPDPETRQELSDLLDGDDRAELADRFSGLLGFGTAGLRGPMGAGPNRMNMAVVIRAASAVADWVHGGESHEGKLSNGGGSAGLPAVVVGFDARHRSRDFAETTAEVLAAAGVRAMILPGPTPTPVVSFAVPHLGAQAGIMVTASHNPRSDNGYKLYGADGRQIVAPTDSVISALMAAVASASAVPRTGPDDPDIVRLDGSVIDAYLRAAVGVLDPGSSRGVNVVHTALHGVVAGTFRRAVECGGFAAVTEVAEQTDPDPDFPSVAFPNPEEPGALDLGLALAAARGADMLLAHDPDGDRLGVAVPDPGRGHAGDQASWRVLRGDEIGVLLASHLISKGWMHGPTGPAVLVSTVVSSSMLADMAMAAEIPHVVSLTGFKWISRAPGPGRVLGFGYKEALGYCVGGVAPDKDGITAALVLMEMVADLKATERTVLDVLDDLAVAHGVHRTDQWVCRLGGLGARERLGGVMAELRSTPPTAIGPHRVVDVDDLGDGDLARGLEPADVLTFHLEAGRVVVRPSGTEPKLKCYVEVVEPVAGAGDLAAATARADASTESLVTAVAELIGSMSA
- a CDS encoding NADH:flavin oxidoreductase produces the protein MSPSDAKPTPVPFEAARLGPLTLRNRVIKAATFEGVMPRGQVTPELIDFHVRVARGGAALSTVAYCAVSKGGRVSRDTMVMTPNMVGDLTRLTAAVQAEGAKISAQLGHAGLVAQAHNRRNPSLAPSTRFSAPATGVIRAATREDLDQVVSDFTAATTVAIEAGFDAVEVHIGHNYLLSSFLSPNLNHRRDEFGGSIENRARFPRRVLEAVRKVADGRIAVIAKLNMADGVERGLWLSESLQFAKLFESDGTLDAIQLTGGSSLLNGMYYFRGDVPLREFAEAQGPLIGLGVRAYGRRIFPKLPFEEAFFLPFARQFRRELDIPLILLGGINELSTINSAVADEGFEFVAMARALLREPDLVNRFERNHQSAGICVHCNKCMPTIYTGTRCVLVDSHPSIAPAR
- a CDS encoding TIGR00730 family Rossman fold protein, yielding MRVPLASVCVFAGSNPGHDPAFEDAATRLGRVLALRGIEVVTGGGRVGLMGAVADAAMDAGGRVIGVIPKDLADRELAHHGLSELHVVESMHARKLAMADRSQAFIALPGGFGTLEEVMEAFTWTQLGIHAKPVGVLDVNDFYRPLLTFLDAVVTAGFIHSRHRTQFLSATDPDDLLDDLHRWEPTTISKALGPEDR
- a CDS encoding polysaccharide deacetylase family protein yields the protein MVLPVLLLALGLVVAYKVNAVPDDVVVTVVTPSAGAGGREVTLPAGSTVNDALTAAMVEPVDGRLLSAGTGRVLDPDLDPARITLDGRPVGRASALMADTSTVKVVNGRDETEKTRTVEEEVAAPPGPDVLRLVEERGAPGRVRRVVGVTSGEEVSVETVVAARAPAPTTQKVVALTFDDGPSAKWTPYVLEILRSRGVLATFCMVGSAVNNAPAVAAQVAAAGHQMCNHSMSHDLEMTKGDQARMDYELGGGRSAMEAAGLPAPAFFRPPGGFMSDPLIAAARAQGERILMWKVDTKDWQRSATVESVLANMRQQVVPGAIILLHDAGGENRFTSLAVLAGLIDELKAQGYGFTFPVIDPSPTGAP